One region of Bombus affinis isolate iyBomAffi1 chromosome 5, iyBomAffi1.2, whole genome shotgun sequence genomic DNA includes:
- the LOC126916364 gene encoding glycerophosphocholine phosphodiesterase GPCPD1-like isoform X1: MQRIWFIENKEEVQYKQQEVPRETNFIEVATEHTSDMRGSKRDWIFRVQVHKLEKSEVLYVVGNLPELGAWNHNQAIQLSQEHGSRDSPTIFDNNSSGDFYSDDIHDNAGDNSFGDVDDEGGQIFSQKVALPIDADVEFRYFVAVICQSNGTKNSAKTLIIRRWETHMTPRFIKKNKFVTASSNFTSDTLPDPDKFGYYNGYCKIERGWLTDETVIQFKLFNNPIKLWKNRLQNRKVHIKMTPVNLVRHSSLELQQFGGDCVDDSLSMDTQDVVDQPAFSITEIAAMNDEEACFKIQEQFGRAYNEDEFVIFNVAVRYPETIAYLVDYYVYSSRCFPGEPPSHIGFSYILPSTLQSSVGLLTVPITSTKHRPIGQLTVEYVVIKSIPDYPWDMNISYAKHWEQRWSGLDVGHRGLGTSFQTENCANVRENTIASLKTASYHGADMVEFDVQLSKDHIPVIYHDFYVSISLKRKKQIEAMDMLEIPVKDLTLEQLHLLKDFYYPWWDSLGKVLYFVDKAEQGVNQLVYHVAEGREKNPKFFDEDLEDHQPFPTLQTVLQELEQHVGCNIEIKWTMQLKDGTFELNHPFDLNLYLDIILKVVLEYGGDRKIVFSSFNPDICAMIRLKQNKYPVVFLTQGITSKYPTYHDPRCQTVPMAVRHALAADILGINVHTEDILRDPSQVKFVKDAGLIIFCWGDDNNDKDTIRHLKKLGLHAVIYDKIDEYNAKEVKESIFLVDARENQKALIALAQCNQSCAPQPQITNSLNTEKEYYMEIDKSRNMITTTSTTSSLASFGKNNLGDNIYPMSTIKLPSTCDHQESNEISEMTKDFSVCAKSFGHSVKAKSISDLVCGQTTALPEICGEDESAKDCL; the protein is encoded by the exons ATGCAGCGGATATGGTTTATAGAGAACAAAGAGGAGGTGCAATACAAGCAGCAAGAGGTACCACGTGAGACAAACTTCATCGAGGTGGCAACTGAACATACATCAGACATGAGGGGATCTAAAAGGGACTGGATTTTTAGAGTCCAG GTACATAAATTAGAAAAGAGTGAAGTCTTATATGTAGTGGGTAATTTGCCTGAACTGGGTGCTTGGAATCACAACCAGGCAATTCAATTGTCACAAGAACATGGCAGTCGGGATTCTCCAACAATTTTTGATAACAACAGTAGTGGAGACTTTTATAGTGATGATATACATGACAATGCTGGAGATAATTCATTTGGTGATGTAGATGATGA AGGTGGACAAATATTTTCGCAAAAGGTTGCACTTCCCATCGATGCTGATGTAGAGTTTCGATATTTTGTTGCAGTCATCTGTCAATCTAATGGTACTAAAAATTCGGCCAAAACTCTTATCATTCGTAGATGGGAAACTCATATGACACCACGCTTTATCAAAAAGAACA AATTTGTTACAGCATCTAGCAATTTCACTAGTGACACATTGCCAGATCCGGATAAATTCGGTTATTACAACGGCTACTGTAAAATTGAACGGGGCTGGTTGACCGATGAAACTGTGATACAATTTAAGCTTTTTAATAATCCAATTAAATTATGGAAGAATAGACTACAAAATAGGAAAGTACACATTAAG atgACACCTGTAAATCTAGTTAGGCACAGTTCCTTAGAATTGCAACAATTTGGTGGCGATTGTGTAGATGATAGTCTTTCTATGGATACACAAGATGTTGTTGATCAACCTGCCTTTAGTATTACAGAAATTGCG GCAATGAATGATGAAGAAGCTTGTTTCAAGATACAGGAGCAATTTGGTCGAGCTTATAATGAAGACGAATTTGTTATCTTCAATGTCGCGGTTCGATATCCTGAAACTATC GCATACTTAGTGGACTACTACGTGTACAGCTCAAGATGTTTTCCAGGAGAACCACCAAGTCATATCGGTTTCAGCTACATCTTGCCTAGCACATTACAGTCCAGTGTTGGGCTTCTAACAGTACCAATTACAAGCACAAAACATAGACCAATTG gGCAACTTACAGTGGAATATGTTGTAATAAAATCAATTCCGGATTATCCATGggatatgaatatttcatatgcAAAACATTGGGAACAACGGTGGTCTGGCTTGGATGTAGGACACAGAGGATTGGGTACATCCTTTCAAACAGAGAA CTGTGCTAATGTACGTGAAAATACAATAGCTTCTTTAAAGACTGCATCATATCATGGAGCTGATATGGTTGAATTTGATGTCCAACTGTCTAAAGACCATATACCAGTTATTTACCACGATTTCTATGTATCTATTTCATTAAAACGCAAGAAACAAATAGAAGCTATGGATATGTTGGAAATACCTGTTAAGGACCTTACATTGGAACAGTTACATCTGTTGAAG GATTTTTATTACCCGTGGTGGGACTCGTTGGGTAAGGTGCTGTATTTCGTTGATAAAGCTGAGCAGGGGGTTAACCAACTG GTTTATCATGTGGCTGAAGGTCGAGAAAAGAATCCAAAATTTTTTGATGAGGATTTAGAAGATCATCAGCCTTTTCCAACGCTTCAGACCGTATTACAAGAATTAGAACAACATGTCGGAtgtaatattgaaattaaatggaCTATGCAATTAAAG GATGGCACGTTCGAGCTTAACCATCCTTTCGATCTCAATCTATATTTGGATATTATATTGAAAGTCGTACTAGAATATGGAGGAGATAGGAAAATCGTTTTCTCATCATTTAATCCAGATATCTGTGCCATGATCCGTCTTAAACAAAATAAGTATCCGGTAGTATTTTTGACACAAGGCATTACCTCAAAATATCCTACTTATCATGATCCAAGATGTCAAACTGTGCCAATGGCTGTTAGACATGCATTAGCAGCTGATATCTTAGGAATTAATGTCCATACCGAAGATATTCTTAGGGATCCGTCACAAGTTAAATTTGTAAAGGATGCTGGTTTAATCATTTTTTGCTGGGGAGATGacaataatgataaagatacaATTCGACATTTAAAGAAACTTGGTTTGCATGCAGTAATTTATGACAA AATTGATGAATACAACGCAAAGGAAGTCAAAGAAAGTATATTTTTGGTTGATGCAAGAGAAAATCAAAAGGCACTAATTGCTTTGGCACAGTGTAATCAAAGTTGTGCACCGCAACCTCAAATTACTAATTCTTTGAATACGGAAAAG gaATACTACATGGAAATCGACAAATCGCGAAATATGATTACAACCACGTCAACTACATCCTCACTCGCATCTTTTGGTAAGAACAATCTTGGTGATAATATATACCCCATGTCAACCATTAAATTACCAAGTACATGTGACCATCAGGAGAGCAATGAGATCAGTGAAATGACAAAAGATTTCAGCGTTTGTGCAAAATCCTTCGGCCACTCGGTAAAAGCTAAAAGTATCTCAGATTTAGTATGTGGCCAAACGACAGCGTTACCAGAAATTTGCGGAGAGGATGAGTCTGCGAAAGACTGTCTTTGA
- the LOC126916364 gene encoding glycerophosphocholine phosphodiesterase GPCPD1-like isoform X3, with translation MQRIWFIENKEEVQYKQQEVPRETNFIEVATEHTSDMRGSKRDWIFRVQVHKLEKSEVLYVVGNLPELGAWNHNQAIQLSQEHGSRDSPTIFDNNSSGDFYSDDIHDNAGDNSFGDVDDEGGQIFSQKVALPIDADVEFRYFVAVICQSNGTKNSAKTLIIRRWETHMTPRFIKKNKFVTASSNFTSDTLPDPDKFGYYNGYCKIERGWLTDETVIQFKLFNNPIKLWKNRLQNRKVHIKMTPVNLVRHSSLELQQFGGDCVDDSLSMDTQDVVDQPAFSITEIAAMNDEEACFKIQEQFGRAYNEDEFVIFNVAVRYPETIAYLVDYYVYSSRCFPGEPPSHIGFSYILPSTLQSSVGLLTVPITSTKHRPIGQLTVEYVVIKSIPDYPWDMNISYAKHWEQRWSGLDVGHRGLGTSFQTENCANVRENTIASLKTASYHGADMVEFDVQLSKDHIPVIYHDFYVSISLKRKKQIEAMDMLEIPVKDLTLEQLHLLKVYHVAEGREKNPKFFDEDLEDHQPFPTLQTVLQELEQHVGCNIEIKWTMQLKDGTFELNHPFDLNLYLDIILKVVLEYGGDRKIVFSSFNPDICAMIRLKQNKYPVVFLTQGITSKYPTYHDPRCQTVPMAVRHALAADILGINVHTEDILRDPSQVKFVKDAGLIIFCWGDDNNDKDTIRHLKKLGLHAVIYDKIDEYNAKEVKESIFLVDARENQKALIALAQCNQSCAPQPQITNSLNTEKEYYMEIDKSRNMITTTSTTSSLASFGKNNLGDNIYPMSTIKLPSTCDHQESNEISEMTKDFSVCAKSFGHSVKAKSISDLVCGQTTALPEICGEDESAKDCL, from the exons ATGCAGCGGATATGGTTTATAGAGAACAAAGAGGAGGTGCAATACAAGCAGCAAGAGGTACCACGTGAGACAAACTTCATCGAGGTGGCAACTGAACATACATCAGACATGAGGGGATCTAAAAGGGACTGGATTTTTAGAGTCCAG GTACATAAATTAGAAAAGAGTGAAGTCTTATATGTAGTGGGTAATTTGCCTGAACTGGGTGCTTGGAATCACAACCAGGCAATTCAATTGTCACAAGAACATGGCAGTCGGGATTCTCCAACAATTTTTGATAACAACAGTAGTGGAGACTTTTATAGTGATGATATACATGACAATGCTGGAGATAATTCATTTGGTGATGTAGATGATGA AGGTGGACAAATATTTTCGCAAAAGGTTGCACTTCCCATCGATGCTGATGTAGAGTTTCGATATTTTGTTGCAGTCATCTGTCAATCTAATGGTACTAAAAATTCGGCCAAAACTCTTATCATTCGTAGATGGGAAACTCATATGACACCACGCTTTATCAAAAAGAACA AATTTGTTACAGCATCTAGCAATTTCACTAGTGACACATTGCCAGATCCGGATAAATTCGGTTATTACAACGGCTACTGTAAAATTGAACGGGGCTGGTTGACCGATGAAACTGTGATACAATTTAAGCTTTTTAATAATCCAATTAAATTATGGAAGAATAGACTACAAAATAGGAAAGTACACATTAAG atgACACCTGTAAATCTAGTTAGGCACAGTTCCTTAGAATTGCAACAATTTGGTGGCGATTGTGTAGATGATAGTCTTTCTATGGATACACAAGATGTTGTTGATCAACCTGCCTTTAGTATTACAGAAATTGCG GCAATGAATGATGAAGAAGCTTGTTTCAAGATACAGGAGCAATTTGGTCGAGCTTATAATGAAGACGAATTTGTTATCTTCAATGTCGCGGTTCGATATCCTGAAACTATC GCATACTTAGTGGACTACTACGTGTACAGCTCAAGATGTTTTCCAGGAGAACCACCAAGTCATATCGGTTTCAGCTACATCTTGCCTAGCACATTACAGTCCAGTGTTGGGCTTCTAACAGTACCAATTACAAGCACAAAACATAGACCAATTG gGCAACTTACAGTGGAATATGTTGTAATAAAATCAATTCCGGATTATCCATGggatatgaatatttcatatgcAAAACATTGGGAACAACGGTGGTCTGGCTTGGATGTAGGACACAGAGGATTGGGTACATCCTTTCAAACAGAGAA CTGTGCTAATGTACGTGAAAATACAATAGCTTCTTTAAAGACTGCATCATATCATGGAGCTGATATGGTTGAATTTGATGTCCAACTGTCTAAAGACCATATACCAGTTATTTACCACGATTTCTATGTATCTATTTCATTAAAACGCAAGAAACAAATAGAAGCTATGGATATGTTGGAAATACCTGTTAAGGACCTTACATTGGAACAGTTACATCTGTTGAAG GTTTATCATGTGGCTGAAGGTCGAGAAAAGAATCCAAAATTTTTTGATGAGGATTTAGAAGATCATCAGCCTTTTCCAACGCTTCAGACCGTATTACAAGAATTAGAACAACATGTCGGAtgtaatattgaaattaaatggaCTATGCAATTAAAG GATGGCACGTTCGAGCTTAACCATCCTTTCGATCTCAATCTATATTTGGATATTATATTGAAAGTCGTACTAGAATATGGAGGAGATAGGAAAATCGTTTTCTCATCATTTAATCCAGATATCTGTGCCATGATCCGTCTTAAACAAAATAAGTATCCGGTAGTATTTTTGACACAAGGCATTACCTCAAAATATCCTACTTATCATGATCCAAGATGTCAAACTGTGCCAATGGCTGTTAGACATGCATTAGCAGCTGATATCTTAGGAATTAATGTCCATACCGAAGATATTCTTAGGGATCCGTCACAAGTTAAATTTGTAAAGGATGCTGGTTTAATCATTTTTTGCTGGGGAGATGacaataatgataaagatacaATTCGACATTTAAAGAAACTTGGTTTGCATGCAGTAATTTATGACAA AATTGATGAATACAACGCAAAGGAAGTCAAAGAAAGTATATTTTTGGTTGATGCAAGAGAAAATCAAAAGGCACTAATTGCTTTGGCACAGTGTAATCAAAGTTGTGCACCGCAACCTCAAATTACTAATTCTTTGAATACGGAAAAG gaATACTACATGGAAATCGACAAATCGCGAAATATGATTACAACCACGTCAACTACATCCTCACTCGCATCTTTTGGTAAGAACAATCTTGGTGATAATATATACCCCATGTCAACCATTAAATTACCAAGTACATGTGACCATCAGGAGAGCAATGAGATCAGTGAAATGACAAAAGATTTCAGCGTTTGTGCAAAATCCTTCGGCCACTCGGTAAAAGCTAAAAGTATCTCAGATTTAGTATGTGGCCAAACGACAGCGTTACCAGAAATTTGCGGAGAGGATGAGTCTGCGAAAGACTGTCTTTGA
- the LOC126916364 gene encoding glycerophosphocholine phosphodiesterase GPCPD1-like isoform X2 — MQRIWFIENKEEVQYKQQEVPRETNFIEVATEHTSDMRGSKRDWIFRVQVHKLEKSEVLYVVGNLPELGAWNHNQAIQLSQEHGSRDSPTIFDNNSSGDFYSDDIHDNAGDNSFGDVDDEGGQIFSQKVALPIDADVEFRYFVAVICQSNGTKNSAKTLIIRRWETHMTPRFIKKNTSSNFTSDTLPDPDKFGYYNGYCKIERGWLTDETVIQFKLFNNPIKLWKNRLQNRKVHIKMTPVNLVRHSSLELQQFGGDCVDDSLSMDTQDVVDQPAFSITEIAAMNDEEACFKIQEQFGRAYNEDEFVIFNVAVRYPETIAYLVDYYVYSSRCFPGEPPSHIGFSYILPSTLQSSVGLLTVPITSTKHRPIGQLTVEYVVIKSIPDYPWDMNISYAKHWEQRWSGLDVGHRGLGTSFQTENCANVRENTIASLKTASYHGADMVEFDVQLSKDHIPVIYHDFYVSISLKRKKQIEAMDMLEIPVKDLTLEQLHLLKDFYYPWWDSLGKVLYFVDKAEQGVNQLVYHVAEGREKNPKFFDEDLEDHQPFPTLQTVLQELEQHVGCNIEIKWTMQLKDGTFELNHPFDLNLYLDIILKVVLEYGGDRKIVFSSFNPDICAMIRLKQNKYPVVFLTQGITSKYPTYHDPRCQTVPMAVRHALAADILGINVHTEDILRDPSQVKFVKDAGLIIFCWGDDNNDKDTIRHLKKLGLHAVIYDKIDEYNAKEVKESIFLVDARENQKALIALAQCNQSCAPQPQITNSLNTEKEYYMEIDKSRNMITTTSTTSSLASFGKNNLGDNIYPMSTIKLPSTCDHQESNEISEMTKDFSVCAKSFGHSVKAKSISDLVCGQTTALPEICGEDESAKDCL; from the exons ATGCAGCGGATATGGTTTATAGAGAACAAAGAGGAGGTGCAATACAAGCAGCAAGAGGTACCACGTGAGACAAACTTCATCGAGGTGGCAACTGAACATACATCAGACATGAGGGGATCTAAAAGGGACTGGATTTTTAGAGTCCAG GTACATAAATTAGAAAAGAGTGAAGTCTTATATGTAGTGGGTAATTTGCCTGAACTGGGTGCTTGGAATCACAACCAGGCAATTCAATTGTCACAAGAACATGGCAGTCGGGATTCTCCAACAATTTTTGATAACAACAGTAGTGGAGACTTTTATAGTGATGATATACATGACAATGCTGGAGATAATTCATTTGGTGATGTAGATGATGA AGGTGGACAAATATTTTCGCAAAAGGTTGCACTTCCCATCGATGCTGATGTAGAGTTTCGATATTTTGTTGCAGTCATCTGTCAATCTAATGGTACTAAAAATTCGGCCAAAACTCTTATCATTCGTAGATGGGAAACTCATATGACACCACGCTTTATCAAAAAGAACA CATCTAGCAATTTCACTAGTGACACATTGCCAGATCCGGATAAATTCGGTTATTACAACGGCTACTGTAAAATTGAACGGGGCTGGTTGACCGATGAAACTGTGATACAATTTAAGCTTTTTAATAATCCAATTAAATTATGGAAGAATAGACTACAAAATAGGAAAGTACACATTAAG atgACACCTGTAAATCTAGTTAGGCACAGTTCCTTAGAATTGCAACAATTTGGTGGCGATTGTGTAGATGATAGTCTTTCTATGGATACACAAGATGTTGTTGATCAACCTGCCTTTAGTATTACAGAAATTGCG GCAATGAATGATGAAGAAGCTTGTTTCAAGATACAGGAGCAATTTGGTCGAGCTTATAATGAAGACGAATTTGTTATCTTCAATGTCGCGGTTCGATATCCTGAAACTATC GCATACTTAGTGGACTACTACGTGTACAGCTCAAGATGTTTTCCAGGAGAACCACCAAGTCATATCGGTTTCAGCTACATCTTGCCTAGCACATTACAGTCCAGTGTTGGGCTTCTAACAGTACCAATTACAAGCACAAAACATAGACCAATTG gGCAACTTACAGTGGAATATGTTGTAATAAAATCAATTCCGGATTATCCATGggatatgaatatttcatatgcAAAACATTGGGAACAACGGTGGTCTGGCTTGGATGTAGGACACAGAGGATTGGGTACATCCTTTCAAACAGAGAA CTGTGCTAATGTACGTGAAAATACAATAGCTTCTTTAAAGACTGCATCATATCATGGAGCTGATATGGTTGAATTTGATGTCCAACTGTCTAAAGACCATATACCAGTTATTTACCACGATTTCTATGTATCTATTTCATTAAAACGCAAGAAACAAATAGAAGCTATGGATATGTTGGAAATACCTGTTAAGGACCTTACATTGGAACAGTTACATCTGTTGAAG GATTTTTATTACCCGTGGTGGGACTCGTTGGGTAAGGTGCTGTATTTCGTTGATAAAGCTGAGCAGGGGGTTAACCAACTG GTTTATCATGTGGCTGAAGGTCGAGAAAAGAATCCAAAATTTTTTGATGAGGATTTAGAAGATCATCAGCCTTTTCCAACGCTTCAGACCGTATTACAAGAATTAGAACAACATGTCGGAtgtaatattgaaattaaatggaCTATGCAATTAAAG GATGGCACGTTCGAGCTTAACCATCCTTTCGATCTCAATCTATATTTGGATATTATATTGAAAGTCGTACTAGAATATGGAGGAGATAGGAAAATCGTTTTCTCATCATTTAATCCAGATATCTGTGCCATGATCCGTCTTAAACAAAATAAGTATCCGGTAGTATTTTTGACACAAGGCATTACCTCAAAATATCCTACTTATCATGATCCAAGATGTCAAACTGTGCCAATGGCTGTTAGACATGCATTAGCAGCTGATATCTTAGGAATTAATGTCCATACCGAAGATATTCTTAGGGATCCGTCACAAGTTAAATTTGTAAAGGATGCTGGTTTAATCATTTTTTGCTGGGGAGATGacaataatgataaagatacaATTCGACATTTAAAGAAACTTGGTTTGCATGCAGTAATTTATGACAA AATTGATGAATACAACGCAAAGGAAGTCAAAGAAAGTATATTTTTGGTTGATGCAAGAGAAAATCAAAAGGCACTAATTGCTTTGGCACAGTGTAATCAAAGTTGTGCACCGCAACCTCAAATTACTAATTCTTTGAATACGGAAAAG gaATACTACATGGAAATCGACAAATCGCGAAATATGATTACAACCACGTCAACTACATCCTCACTCGCATCTTTTGGTAAGAACAATCTTGGTGATAATATATACCCCATGTCAACCATTAAATTACCAAGTACATGTGACCATCAGGAGAGCAATGAGATCAGTGAAATGACAAAAGATTTCAGCGTTTGTGCAAAATCCTTCGGCCACTCGGTAAAAGCTAAAAGTATCTCAGATTTAGTATGTGGCCAAACGACAGCGTTACCAGAAATTTGCGGAGAGGATGAGTCTGCGAAAGACTGTCTTTGA
- the LOC126916364 gene encoding glycerophosphocholine phosphodiesterase GPCPD1-like isoform X4, whose product MQRIWFIENKEEVQYKQQEVPRETNFIEVATEHTSDMRGSKRDWIFRVQVHKLEKSEVLYVVGNLPELGAWNHNQAIQLSQEHGSRDSPTIFDNNSSGDFYSDDIHDNAGDNSFGDVDDEGGQIFSQKVALPIDADVEFRYFVAVICQSNGTKNSAKTLIIRRWETHMTPRFIKKNTSSNFTSDTLPDPDKFGYYNGYCKIERGWLTDETVIQFKLFNNPIKLWKNRLQNRKVHIKMTPVNLVRHSSLELQQFGGDCVDDSLSMDTQDVVDQPAFSITEIAAMNDEEACFKIQEQFGRAYNEDEFVIFNVAVRYPETIAYLVDYYVYSSRCFPGEPPSHIGFSYILPSTLQSSVGLLTVPITSTKHRPIGQLTVEYVVIKSIPDYPWDMNISYAKHWEQRWSGLDVGHRGLGTSFQTENCANVRENTIASLKTASYHGADMVEFDVQLSKDHIPVIYHDFYVSISLKRKKQIEAMDMLEIPVKDLTLEQLHLLKVYHVAEGREKNPKFFDEDLEDHQPFPTLQTVLQELEQHVGCNIEIKWTMQLKDGTFELNHPFDLNLYLDIILKVVLEYGGDRKIVFSSFNPDICAMIRLKQNKYPVVFLTQGITSKYPTYHDPRCQTVPMAVRHALAADILGINVHTEDILRDPSQVKFVKDAGLIIFCWGDDNNDKDTIRHLKKLGLHAVIYDKIDEYNAKEVKESIFLVDARENQKALIALAQCNQSCAPQPQITNSLNTEKEYYMEIDKSRNMITTTSTTSSLASFGKNNLGDNIYPMSTIKLPSTCDHQESNEISEMTKDFSVCAKSFGHSVKAKSISDLVCGQTTALPEICGEDESAKDCL is encoded by the exons ATGCAGCGGATATGGTTTATAGAGAACAAAGAGGAGGTGCAATACAAGCAGCAAGAGGTACCACGTGAGACAAACTTCATCGAGGTGGCAACTGAACATACATCAGACATGAGGGGATCTAAAAGGGACTGGATTTTTAGAGTCCAG GTACATAAATTAGAAAAGAGTGAAGTCTTATATGTAGTGGGTAATTTGCCTGAACTGGGTGCTTGGAATCACAACCAGGCAATTCAATTGTCACAAGAACATGGCAGTCGGGATTCTCCAACAATTTTTGATAACAACAGTAGTGGAGACTTTTATAGTGATGATATACATGACAATGCTGGAGATAATTCATTTGGTGATGTAGATGATGA AGGTGGACAAATATTTTCGCAAAAGGTTGCACTTCCCATCGATGCTGATGTAGAGTTTCGATATTTTGTTGCAGTCATCTGTCAATCTAATGGTACTAAAAATTCGGCCAAAACTCTTATCATTCGTAGATGGGAAACTCATATGACACCACGCTTTATCAAAAAGAACA CATCTAGCAATTTCACTAGTGACACATTGCCAGATCCGGATAAATTCGGTTATTACAACGGCTACTGTAAAATTGAACGGGGCTGGTTGACCGATGAAACTGTGATACAATTTAAGCTTTTTAATAATCCAATTAAATTATGGAAGAATAGACTACAAAATAGGAAAGTACACATTAAG atgACACCTGTAAATCTAGTTAGGCACAGTTCCTTAGAATTGCAACAATTTGGTGGCGATTGTGTAGATGATAGTCTTTCTATGGATACACAAGATGTTGTTGATCAACCTGCCTTTAGTATTACAGAAATTGCG GCAATGAATGATGAAGAAGCTTGTTTCAAGATACAGGAGCAATTTGGTCGAGCTTATAATGAAGACGAATTTGTTATCTTCAATGTCGCGGTTCGATATCCTGAAACTATC GCATACTTAGTGGACTACTACGTGTACAGCTCAAGATGTTTTCCAGGAGAACCACCAAGTCATATCGGTTTCAGCTACATCTTGCCTAGCACATTACAGTCCAGTGTTGGGCTTCTAACAGTACCAATTACAAGCACAAAACATAGACCAATTG gGCAACTTACAGTGGAATATGTTGTAATAAAATCAATTCCGGATTATCCATGggatatgaatatttcatatgcAAAACATTGGGAACAACGGTGGTCTGGCTTGGATGTAGGACACAGAGGATTGGGTACATCCTTTCAAACAGAGAA CTGTGCTAATGTACGTGAAAATACAATAGCTTCTTTAAAGACTGCATCATATCATGGAGCTGATATGGTTGAATTTGATGTCCAACTGTCTAAAGACCATATACCAGTTATTTACCACGATTTCTATGTATCTATTTCATTAAAACGCAAGAAACAAATAGAAGCTATGGATATGTTGGAAATACCTGTTAAGGACCTTACATTGGAACAGTTACATCTGTTGAAG GTTTATCATGTGGCTGAAGGTCGAGAAAAGAATCCAAAATTTTTTGATGAGGATTTAGAAGATCATCAGCCTTTTCCAACGCTTCAGACCGTATTACAAGAATTAGAACAACATGTCGGAtgtaatattgaaattaaatggaCTATGCAATTAAAG GATGGCACGTTCGAGCTTAACCATCCTTTCGATCTCAATCTATATTTGGATATTATATTGAAAGTCGTACTAGAATATGGAGGAGATAGGAAAATCGTTTTCTCATCATTTAATCCAGATATCTGTGCCATGATCCGTCTTAAACAAAATAAGTATCCGGTAGTATTTTTGACACAAGGCATTACCTCAAAATATCCTACTTATCATGATCCAAGATGTCAAACTGTGCCAATGGCTGTTAGACATGCATTAGCAGCTGATATCTTAGGAATTAATGTCCATACCGAAGATATTCTTAGGGATCCGTCACAAGTTAAATTTGTAAAGGATGCTGGTTTAATCATTTTTTGCTGGGGAGATGacaataatgataaagatacaATTCGACATTTAAAGAAACTTGGTTTGCATGCAGTAATTTATGACAA AATTGATGAATACAACGCAAAGGAAGTCAAAGAAAGTATATTTTTGGTTGATGCAAGAGAAAATCAAAAGGCACTAATTGCTTTGGCACAGTGTAATCAAAGTTGTGCACCGCAACCTCAAATTACTAATTCTTTGAATACGGAAAAG gaATACTACATGGAAATCGACAAATCGCGAAATATGATTACAACCACGTCAACTACATCCTCACTCGCATCTTTTGGTAAGAACAATCTTGGTGATAATATATACCCCATGTCAACCATTAAATTACCAAGTACATGTGACCATCAGGAGAGCAATGAGATCAGTGAAATGACAAAAGATTTCAGCGTTTGTGCAAAATCCTTCGGCCACTCGGTAAAAGCTAAAAGTATCTCAGATTTAGTATGTGGCCAAACGACAGCGTTACCAGAAATTTGCGGAGAGGATGAGTCTGCGAAAGACTGTCTTTGA